Within Coffea arabica cultivar ET-39 chromosome 4e, Coffea Arabica ET-39 HiFi, whole genome shotgun sequence, the genomic segment GACTACTGCGCAGGACAAGGTCGCGGACAGGGGAGAAAGAATCATGATGGATCAGGGACCAATTCTTCCTACACCGCCGCCTCATCAGAGATTGCAACCAGAAGGAGATCAGcagaattcctgcaaaagagattgGAGTAAGTACCAACTTCCTAATCCTCCTAAGATAGATTTGCATCTGTTTAGTGGAGAAAATCCTAGGGAATGGTTGCGCAAGTGTGATAAATACTTTATGAATTATCAAATTCTGGAAAATCAGAAGGTTGAAATCATAGAAATGTACTTAGATGGAAGGGCGGATAAGTGGTTCCAAGGTATTAAACTGGAGAGGCCTGGATTGAGTTGGACAGAATTTGGAGATCTGTTATGCAAACGATTCACAGACAGTATTTGCAAGGATATAGTAGAGGAATTTAATAAGCTGCAACAAGGAGGTAGTGTGAGGGAATATCAGGAGCAGTTCGAAGAATTGAAACCTCTAATGTTAATCAAGAACAGGAACTTAGATGAGAACTACTTCATTTCTAGCTTCATTAGTGGCTTGAAGGAGGAGATCAAACCTATGCTACGGATGCTGAAGCCTGCTACTTTGACTGAAGCTTTTGAGCTGTCTCAGTGGCAGGAGTACTCACTCAAGGTGCAGAATAAGAACTCTAAACAGACGGGAGAGGGTAGGTTTGGATTTTCAAGGGGTAATACGTCAGTGGTAGACAGCAACACTTACAAGGTCCCTGTCAGTAATGCTCTTAAGGGCCCTAGGTACAGTAATAAGGTACAGGAGGATGCTAAAGAAGTGAAGAGGATCTCACCTCAGGAGTTGCAGTTTAGGAGAAGTAGGGGACTGTGCTTCAAGTGTGGGGAAAAATATGGCGTAGGCCATCAGTGTAAGCAAGGGTATGTTAACTGTATGATATTGGAGGATGAAGAGGAGGCAGTCTTTGAAGATGCTGTGGGGGAGCAGGATGAACAGACAGGGAATCCAGGACAAACTATGGAGCTGTCCCTACATGCATTGTCTGAATCCCTGAGAAGGAAAACAATTACATTGACAGGCAACCTGGATGGGGAGAAAGTTTTTATTTTGGTAGACACGGGTAGTTCAGACAGTTATATCAACAGTGAAATGGTAATTGGAATGGATATTGCCTACAGAATGGTTAAGCAGCCATTTTCTGTCATAATGGGAAATGGAACTACTGTGACTAGCAATGCTATCTGTCCTAATGTGCACTGGAATATTAACCAACATAGCTTCAGATTTGATTTGAAGGTGATGGAGTTAGAAGGATGGGACATAATTTTGGGGGTAGATTGGATGACACACTTTAGTCCTATCACGTTTGACTTCCAACAGCTCAGGATATCCTTACATAGTGAAGGAAATGAAATTCACTTACATGGACAAGCAGAGGATAGTGATATGGATTTAATCAGGGGAAGGGATATGAGAACCTTCATAGAGTATAAAAGACAGATGTGCTTGGCTTTGAACTGTAGGAAGGAGATAGGAGAAGAGGTAGCTGTTATTCCCCAGGAAATTATGGAAGTGCTTCAGGATTATGATGATGTGTTCCAGACTCCAAAATCCTTGCCCCCTCCTAGAAGTGTGGACCACGAGATCCTTCTCAAGAAGGAGGCACAACCTTTCAAATTAAAGCCCTACAGGTACCCCCACTGTCACAAGGAGGAAATGGAGAAACAGGTGGAAGAAATGCTTCAAAAAGGGATAGTTAAGTACAGCAACAGCCCTTTTGCTTCCCCTGTGCTGCTGgttaagaagaaagaagggacttgACGTTTTTGTGTGGATTATagaaaattgaatgaaatgaccATCAAGGACAGGTTTCCAATTCCCAACGTGGATGAACTACTGGATGAGTTAGTTGGGtctgtttacaaaacaaaattgGATCTCACCTCAGGGTACCATCAGATCAGGGTTAAGCCTCATGACACCTTCAAGACAGCTTTCCAGACTCATTGTGGGCACTTTGAATTCTTGGTCATGCCCTTTGGGCTTACTAATGCACCAGCTACTTTTCAATCATTAATGAATCAGATATTTCAACCCTATCTGAGAAGGTTTGTGTTGGTTTTTTTTGATGATATTCTGGTGTATAGCCCTACCATGGATGCTCATGTTCAACACTTGAGGGCTGTATTCGAGATTCTAAGTGAACATCAACTTTATGTGAAGAGGTCTAAGTGTGCTTTTGCTCAGAAGAAGGTTGACTACTTAGGGCATACTATCACAGATCAGGGTGTTAGCATGGACTGTTCAAAAGTTAGCAGTATTCTGAAGTGGCCTGTGCCTCAGTCAGTTAAGGAGTTGAGGGGTTTTCTAGGCCTTACAGGGTACTATAGGAGGTTTATTCAACACTATGGTCTGGTGTGTAAACCACTCACTGAGTTACTAAGAAAGGATAACTTCAAATGGAACAGTCAAGCTCAGGTTGCATTCGAACACTTAAAAAAATTGATGTGCTCAGCTCCAGTTCTGCAGTTACCAGATTTTTCAAAACCTTTTGTGGTGGAGACAGATGCGAGTGGGGGAGGAATTGGAGCTGTCTTAATGCAGGAAGGACATCCCATTGCCTTCCTGAGTAAGGCTCTTTCAATCAAAAACTTGGGACTCTCAGTTTATGAAAAAGAGCTTTTAGCTCTGGTGATGGCTGTCACAAAATGG encodes:
- the LOC113741140 gene encoding uncharacterized protein, producing MAEGTRFRTLEEQVKRQEIKLQELMESVLSHQSEQLQLKNNLTMELEENNKRMENLLSGMEQNFSKSLDQKFNALLSRMTTAQDKVADRGERIMMDQGPILPTPPPHQRLQPEGDQQNSCKRDWSKYQLPNPPKIDLHLFSGENPREWLRKCDKYFMNYQILENQKVEIIEMYLDGRADKWFQGIKLERPGLSWTEFGDLLCKRFTDSICKDIVEEFNKLQQGGSVREYQEQFEELKPLMLIKNRNLDENYFISSFISGLKEEIKPMLRMLKPATLTEAFELSQWQEYSLKVQNKNSKQTGEGRFGFSRGNTSVVDSNTYKVPVSNALKGPRYSNKVQEDAKEVKRISPQELQFRRSRGLCFKCGEKYGVGHQCKQGYVNCMILEDEEEAVFEDAVGEQDEQTGNPGQTMELSLHALSESLRRKTITLTGNLDGEKVFILVDTGSSDSYINSEMVIGMDIAYRMVKQPFSVIMGNGTTVTSNAICPNVHWNINQHSFRFDLKVMELEGWDIILGVDWMTHFSPITFDFQQLRISLHSEGNEIHLHGQAEDSDMDLIRGRDMRTFIEYKRQMCLALNCRKEIGEEVAVIPQEIMEVLQDYDDVFQTPKSLPPPRSVDHEILLKKEAQPFKLKPYRYPHCHKEEMEKQVEEMLQKGIVKYSNSPFASPVLLVKKKEGT